The DNA region CCCATACTGAATACAGCACAGCTGCATGACCTTGGCTCCGACTTCTGAGGAAGCTGCTATGTTCTAAGAAGCTGCACAGTAGAGCCACGCCAAGATAAGAAAGGTAGAGCTGCAGAGAGGTAACATTTTTGAGATATGGACCATTAGTAGCACAAGcactcaggaagaaaaacacaaacataaaaaggTGTAAGtcctaaagcaaacaaaaaaaacaccccaccaggGAGCCAAAATACAGCAACTCAGCAACTCTGAGCAGCAGAGGCTGACCCTTCCCCTCCTGAGGAATGTCTGTGTTGCTCCTGGTGTGTTAGCAAGGGTGGTGAGCCGATGAATGCTTAGCCTAGCAGCTCATTAAAGCCCCACTGTTTCTTTCATGCATGCTAGCCAATaactgtttaacatttttatgttaatataTATACCCCGCCTGCAGAGTTTCTTTGCACACAGCAAAAAGTGCCCTAAGTGACAGAGACAGAGGATTACGCAATTATTACTGGAAAGGCAAACTgatgtccttttttcccccacctgaAATTCCTCTTAAAAATTTTTGTCACACTTCCTACTAGAGCTCAAACAGCTGGTGAACTGCAATCATACCGCAATGATCCAAATTATCTTATTGCTCTGCAAATTCCACCCACCTGCTCAGCCCAAATTGGCTCTCATCATATATTCAGATTACAGTCTCTGCTTAAGAGCAAACTTTCTTACAGTGACACACACAACAGGGTTTTGACTGAGGCTGCAAGCTCGCTTATGTAGCAAGCTGCCTCTGCCTTCAGCATAATAAACATAACAAGTTCCCACTCCTTTACCACTGCTTACTGCTCCCCTTTGCTTTGCCAGTACAAGTGCTTGTTGGACCATGAGGTAAACCAGATCATGAGAGTGATCAATGATAAAAGAATACGCCCTGCTCATTCTTTTTCTAGAAGGAGTTCTCTTGAACCCAAACCATTTCAGCAGCCAGCTGACACCGTGACCACCACGAGCAGCGGCACCAGCAGGGCCAAAGAGCTGGGCACCTCCAGGCTGCTGCGAGGCCTCCTCAGGCAAGGCAGCACTCGCTGCACGGCACCCAAAGGCACTCACTGGGGCAAGGCGGTGGTAACGCGTAATTACTGGTAAcggcagcactgcaggcagggaaaggacCGACAACTTCTTAAGCAACAGACTCGTGTAAAACTCCTCCCGCACGCCCGAAGTTTCCGGGAGGCGGCCAGGCCTCAcgcagggcagggcgggcagcgagGGGCCCTGACACAGCCCGGGCTCACCGGCCCGCGAAAGGGGCTGTGGCGAAGCAGGCTTCGCTCCCCGCCCCCACCCCGAGACCCCCGGCACGGGGCCGCCCGCACCGGCTGCCCAAAGGCCGGGGGGAGGCTCCCCAGCGTCCCTGAGAGCCGGGCCTGCGGGGCACCCCGGCGTGGCCAGCGGCGGGCGGGTcggcgggccgccccgccgccgccgccgggagaaGGTGCCAGGAGAGGCCCCTCGCGGCGGACGGCGTCCCCGCCCCGCGGAGAtcccccgcggcggcggagccccaGCAGCCGgtgccgccccccgccgcgggcccgggccggggcgccGGCTcaggaggggcggcgggggcgtgGCCTGGCCCCGCGGCGCTGGGGGGGCCGCGTCCCCCCCGATCCCCAGCACTTACCTGCGGGCAGCCGTTCCCCTTCCCAATGCGCAGGCGCCGCCGGCCACGCCGCGCATGCGCTTCGAGGGGGCCCGCGCCGCGCGGTCCTAGCGCCGCCGGTGGGCGGGGGGCGCTGTCAGAGCCGGGGCTCGCCGCCCGACGGTtccccgggcggccccgctccccagcggcagccgcgggcggggcgggcaagggcagcggcggggagacTCCTTCCCGGGCCGGACGGAGCTCGCCTGCCCCTGAGGAGACTGACACACCCACCCCCCAGTAAAAAATGGCCCTTCCGCCTGCGACACCTCGCAGGCCGtccccgggccgcggccccgccgccctccccgcacCGGCGACGGAAGTAGGAGAGGGGCGGCCCGgaccggcgcggcgcggctctgCCCGGAAGCCCGCCGCCTCGTGATTGCGCAGCGCAGCGCCGTGCCGCGTCGTTCCGAGCCGAGCCGCTACTGGCCCGGCCCCGGTGGAGGGgcgcctcggccccggccccgaccccggccccggccccggccccggcaggcaGCCGCCGCGGCAGGTAGGCCCCGCGGGGtcccggcgggagggggggccGCGGGTGCCGGGGGAGGCGGGGCAGCGGGGAGTTCCCCCGGGCGGAGGTGGGAGTCCGGGGGACTGGGGGCGCGGCAGGTACCTCGGGGGGTTGGTGCCCGCGGAACGGGCTCGCCGGGGGAAGAGAGtgcccgggggtccctgggggtcggAGGGTCTCCAgagtccctggggagcagggggcagcgggggggactgggaggggactcgGTGGCAGCGGGAGCTCCGTGCCCCTGCTCGCCCTGGTGCATGCTCTCGGTGACCAGGGCGGGCGCCCCAAGATGAAGCCAGCCCGGATGCTGCGGCAGGTCTCCGACTTCAGTGACTTCAGCCGAGGCcactggctgcaggagctgctgtgccagggaGAAGAGCCCAGCCTTATCCAGTCCAGCCCCGATGGGCAGCACCTTTTGGTCCTGCAGAAGAGCCGgccgccccccctgccccgggtggTGGCCTTCCAGCGCCACAGCATCAGCGGAGCTGACCTGGAGAGGAACTGGCAGCCGCCTCAGCCAGCCCTTGTGGGACTGCTCTTCCTGCAGAGCCCTGTGACATTGGACTCCTGGGTACTGGCCATTGTGTGGGAACACGGCCGGGCCGAGGTCTGGCATTTCGTGGTGGCCGtgggctggcagctgctgcagacACTGGAGCTCTGCCAGGGTGCCCGGGCACGAATTGTCTCTGTGTGCAGCCAGGGAGCCAGCCTGGTGTGGTGTGAGGAGAGGCCTCCCCTGGATGCCCACTCGGACATGAGCAAGTGTGCCTTCAGGTTCTGTGTCTGCACCCGGGCTCTGGAGGTGGGGGAGCAAGGCATGCGGCTGGGCACCGTAAGGATAGTCCTGCACAACAGCCCTGAGTACCAGGTCCTGGCCTCCCCCCAGCATGTCTTCCTGGTGCCTGCCGCTGCCAGCTTTGCCACTACTTCCAAATTCCTCCTCATCTGGCGTCCTGAGAAGGCAAAGCTCACCATCACAGCCCCCTCTGCAGGCTTTGTCCACAGCAAGGTGCTGCGCTCCAGCAGCGAGTCAGACTTCAGGAAGCTCCTGCTTGGCTCTGTGGGTCTTCTCTCAGGTTTGGCACCTCTGGACATTCACACCTCCACTGTGTCCAACAGTGGGGGTCTGCTGCTGGTGAGCACGAAGGGTGCTGTGAACATGGTGGAGCCAGATGGGACACAGAGGCATATCTTTGATCTGGAGCAGGGCCCCCTGGCCCAAGGAAGTCCTGTCCAGCTGAAGACCTTTGGCAGCATCCTGGCCTGTGTGCTGGCTGGGGTCCTGTACCTTGTTGACCAGAACAGTGGAAGGctcatagaaaagaaaatcctgagCATGAAAGAGGTGCATTTCTTGGAGTCCCCAGGAGAGGAGGACAGCATCCAGCTCCTCACTCAAACCGGCATCTACAGCTTCAGCTCCTCCAAACCTGAGGACAGCAGCAGGCCTGAGCCGTGCCTGGTGGAGATGGTGTTTGAGGAGGCCTGCAGATACTACCAGAGAAGGAGCCTCAGCAGCTCCAAGCTGACAGTGGAGAAGTTGAAGAAAGGTGGTGTGTTCCAGGCTCCTGTGGCCCTTGCTGCcatcctgcagcacagcctccaACAGAAGCAGAAGCCAGCCCGAGGCCTCCAAGACACTTATGCCAAGCTGTTGAGCACAATGAGCCTGGAGCTGCAGAGCTACATGAGCCTCGAGCTCCTCAAGACCTGTGTGGTGTGTGCCCCAGAGAGTGAGGTGGAAAGCTACTGTGAGGAATTGGTGGAGCAGGAGGTCAGCCGTGTTCTGCACTCTGACATGGACAAGGACAACTTGGCCTACCTGAACTCTGTCTTTGCCTCCTTCCCCAAGGCTGCCTGGAAGGCCAcaaggagctgcctgcagctgcagcagaatgGGGATGGCCTCTTGGTAGCCAGGGCCACCCCAGAGGTGTGGAAGAAGGTCCTGGGAGGGccgcagcaggaggaggtgggtcAGAATGGGGTGGTCCCGCTCTTTGAGCTCATCTGCGCCTCCTTCCTGAGGTTCAAACCCAAGTGGCTGCCCAGTTTTGTGGAGCTGACCCAGCAGTATGTTAGCATCTCTTGGGCATACAGCAGCAAGGAGGGCCCAGGGGGCCGGGTGCCGCTGTACAAGAGAGCGCTGGGAGTACTGGCCAGGAAGAACAAGCGCAGCGAGGCAGATGATGAGATGGAGCTcgaactgctgctctgcagcaagagGCCTAAGGCCGTGCTGCAAGCTCTGCACCTTCTCATCCGCCTGAAGCGGTGGCAGCGGGTGGTGGAGGTGGCAGAGAAGTTCTCCAAGCTCAGCCCCTTGCTTAACAAGGAGATATTCACCACGCTGCTGGCAGAGTTTGCCCAGCACCGGGAGCTAGACCCTCATCTGGACACGCTGTGGCCACTGTGCCCCGCTGAGCTCACTGCCTCGGACATCCTCACGGTGGTCCTGCAGCACCTCCCTCGCTCCCAGGAGGACCCAGTGCCCTTCTCCAGCGAGGGGAGCCAGCTGACTGTAGGCTTGCTCAAGCCACTGCTGCAAAGGGTTGTGCAGCGTCCCTGCGTCCAGGATGAGATGTACTCAGATGCCTTGCAGAGCCCCATCTTCCCCCCTCCTACCCCACCCCGAGAGCACAAGATCCCCTCAAAAGCAGTGGCTGATGATGCCCCTCAGCCACCCATGGCAAGGACTTCCTCCCCCTCAGCACTGGTACAGGGTGACACTGCATGAAGGGGGGAAGCACAATGGGATCCCAAGCCTTGGGTGCCTGAGGAGGGGAAAGCCGCATCCACCCCAGGAAatcctgccctgcctggcagTACGGAAGCCTGCTCCTTTCTGAAGCCTCCCTGCGGCAGCATCTCGAAGAGTCTGTTGGGTGGCTGGGGTTGGGGGATCTCATCTGAAGCCAGGGCAGGCTTTCTGGCTATTTCTACCAAGTGCAATTGTGTGTGCCCCAGTGGAGGAGCAAATGCCTGGTGCATTTGCAGATGAAAGCACTGGCTGCACTACAGGACTACAGAACTGCTCCCTGCCCAAAGCACTTTCAGTTTGCTTGGCTCCTTTATAACTTCACTTCTACTTCCCTGATCCTCTAGGAGTGGTGGTGGAGTGGTGGGCAGGGACACACACAGTCTTCCCCCCCGCCATTCTCTGCTCCGTGGGTTAGGTGCTGCCTCCAAGCTCTGCCTGTGAGAAACTGGGCACGTTTCTTGCAGTGGGGTCACCGAgtcctgctgctctgggctcGGTCAGATGCTAAATGCCAGTGTGGTGCAGCTCCGTGGTACTGGGGGTCCCAGCACACGCGCTGGCAGCTGCAGCACTCTGTGTGCTGTCTCGCTGCAGTTCCTCTGGGATCAGTCCTGTAGCTGTGACTGATTGCAGCTACTTAGCTGAAGAGAGCAGCCTAATTCCCTTATCTCTCTATCCCAGACGGTACCCGAACTCTCTTCTGAGCTGAgaagctggcagcagcctgtgTGAGCTTGGGGCTGGCCCTGCCTCTCGCTTTCCTTTGTGGAAGCTTAGATTATGCTGCAGGATGCCCAGGCCCTCTGTTCCCATCTCCTCTACCTTTGCCCTTTGCACACAAAGCGGCTTTGTCAGGGTTGTCTGGCTCATACCGTGCCTCTGTTTGCAAAGTCAGTGTAACTTGAGAGCAGTTGTGCAGGAAGATCGAGGTTCCAGCCTCCCTCTGGTGCTCGCTGCCTGGCCCGCTCCTCCGGGAGAGAGATCCCGGCTGTGGCTTTGCCCCAGCATGCGGGCTGTGGTGTGaaggagctgcctcctgccttgctgggatgggatgggatgggatgggatgggatgggatgggatgggggagattCACCTGCATTAGTCCTCTTGAGAGTGGGGTGAAGTGTGGAAgactccttttaaaaataaaggttcCTAAAGTAGTGCTGGGGCGGTGGTGGATGTTTTGAGGGTGCAGACCCTCAGGCGGAgggcagttttgttttgcttctagtGAAAAGTGGCCAAGCTCAACCCACCATGGTACTGCCCAGCGTGGCTCACCGCTGGTACATGCGGGGCTTGGAGATAACAGCTATGCCTGGACAGCCCATTCCCTCCACAGTGCTTGGCCCTTTACCACTACGAAGCCGTGGAGGCAGGACCctgcactggcaggcaggtgaCCATCCCAGGCAGTGCATGGTttggcaaaggcaagcccatacATTGCTGGGAGCAAGGAGACCTACTTGGGCTTCGCTCCCatcctctctgcagctgcttggT from Mycteria americana isolate JAX WOST 10 ecotype Jacksonville Zoo and Gardens chromosome 6, USCA_MyAme_1.0, whole genome shotgun sequence includes:
- the HPS6 gene encoding BLOC-2 complex member HPS6, encoding MKPARMLRQVSDFSDFSRGHWLQELLCQGEEPSLIQSSPDGQHLLVLQKSRPPPLPRVVAFQRHSISGADLERNWQPPQPALVGLLFLQSPVTLDSWVLAIVWEHGRAEVWHFVVAVGWQLLQTLELCQGARARIVSVCSQGASLVWCEERPPLDAHSDMSKCAFRFCVCTRALEVGEQGMRLGTVRIVLHNSPEYQVLASPQHVFLVPAAASFATTSKFLLIWRPEKAKLTITAPSAGFVHSKVLRSSSESDFRKLLLGSVGLLSGLAPLDIHTSTVSNSGGLLLVSTKGAVNMVEPDGTQRHIFDLEQGPLAQGSPVQLKTFGSILACVLAGVLYLVDQNSGRLIEKKILSMKEVHFLESPGEEDSIQLLTQTGIYSFSSSKPEDSSRPEPCLVEMVFEEACRYYQRRSLSSSKLTVEKLKKGGVFQAPVALAAILQHSLQQKQKPARGLQDTYAKLLSTMSLELQSYMSLELLKTCVVCAPESEVESYCEELVEQEVSRVLHSDMDKDNLAYLNSVFASFPKAAWKATRSCLQLQQNGDGLLVARATPEVWKKVLGGPQQEEVGQNGVVPLFELICASFLRFKPKWLPSFVELTQQYVSISWAYSSKEGPGGRVPLYKRALGVLARKNKRSEADDEMELELLLCSKRPKAVLQALHLLIRLKRWQRVVEVAEKFSKLSPLLNKEIFTTLLAEFAQHRELDPHLDTLWPLCPAELTASDILTVVLQHLPRSQEDPVPFSSEGSQLTVGLLKPLLQRVVQRPCVQDEMYSDALQSPIFPPPTPPREHKIPSKAVADDAPQPPMARTSSPSALVQGDTA